In a genomic window of Gemmatimonas sp.:
- a CDS encoding DUF429 domain-containing protein, translated as MTRVLSVDLAYKRHRDIGVVLLDASDAGIDATIVDASLADPPHAHTLADWLHALAARHHVAGIAIDGPLGWKAPGTDAPHCRVSEKAVRAPGKTGLPPDGVKPRGYLAFTEFSISLFERFTSRYGYALPGSGHAAPEKQGAIGDRAARFVTETFPTAAWRSLGLVPVPGKGRTTPDALRDATARLMARVPIRLDRTPTHDQLQAVVGGLAPLAWAQGDIERVTLAGLPPHRLDGCWREGYIMIPSLRY; from the coding sequence GTGACGCGCGTTCTCTCCGTCGATCTGGCCTACAAGCGCCATCGTGACATCGGCGTCGTGCTGCTCGACGCCAGCGACGCCGGCATCGACGCGACCATCGTTGACGCATCGCTCGCCGACCCGCCGCACGCGCACACGCTGGCCGACTGGCTGCATGCGCTCGCCGCACGGCACCACGTGGCCGGCATCGCCATCGACGGGCCACTCGGCTGGAAGGCCCCCGGCACCGATGCCCCGCATTGCCGAGTGAGCGAGAAGGCGGTGCGCGCGCCGGGGAAGACAGGGTTGCCGCCCGACGGCGTGAAGCCGCGCGGCTATCTCGCGTTCACCGAGTTCTCCATTTCGCTCTTCGAGCGATTCACCTCACGGTACGGGTACGCGCTGCCGGGCAGCGGGCACGCTGCGCCCGAGAAACAGGGCGCAATCGGCGATCGGGCGGCGCGCTTCGTCACGGAAACCTTTCCCACGGCGGCGTGGCGCAGTCTGGGCCTCGTGCCGGTGCCGGGGAAGGGGCGGACCACGCCCGACGCGCTGCGCGATGCCACCGCCCGGCTCATGGCGCGCGTGCCGATTCGTCTGGATCGTACCCCCACGCACGACCAGCTGCAGGCGGTCGTCGGCGGCCTTGCCCCGCTCGCGTGGGCGCAGGGCGACATCGAGCGCGTCACGCTCGCCGGACTGCCGCCCCATCGCCTCGACGGATGCTGGCGCGAAGGCTATATCATGATCCCGAGCCTGCGGTACTGA
- a CDS encoding pitrilysin family protein, producing the protein MSGCIPLLLAASTALEAQATRAPAKRPVARPAAAKPVEPPSSPAIMGDDSLTMKFEVSGIPVILRRVMANNVVAANLYLLGGARQLTPATQGIELMLLETSERGTKKYPRDLLRSKMAALGSAIGVGAGADFTSVGLRATTTGFDSTWAIMADRIMAPRLEAADVEFVREQFVTAVSQRKDSPDALLDFLADSMAFSGHPYALEPTGTESSLKNITAAQLREYQVTQMVTSRMMLVVVGNVSRSKVERLVRETIGRLPRGTYAWSLPDPPADLPGGYVVEKRQLPTNYLQGYFHGPKATSNDYAALRLACAVLSGRLFGEVRQRRNLSYSVNAPFVERAFSLGGLYVTTTQPDEVLTIMLQQVKALQDGIITQEGLEQLVQQFIVTYFLDNETNADQANMLARAELYQGDFRRANRFVQELRAVKPEDIQRAARTYMRKVRWAYVGDPAKVTPARLLRF; encoded by the coding sequence GTGAGTGGATGCATTCCCCTCCTGCTGGCGGCGAGTACCGCGCTGGAGGCGCAGGCGACACGCGCGCCGGCGAAACGGCCGGTGGCGCGGCCTGCCGCTGCCAAGCCGGTGGAGCCGCCCTCGTCGCCAGCCATCATGGGCGACGATTCGCTCACCATGAAGTTCGAGGTGAGCGGCATTCCGGTGATCCTGCGGCGCGTCATGGCCAACAATGTCGTGGCGGCGAACCTCTACCTGCTCGGCGGTGCGCGACAGCTTACGCCGGCCACGCAGGGGATTGAACTGATGCTGCTCGAAACGAGCGAGCGTGGTACGAAGAAGTATCCGCGTGATCTGCTGCGCTCCAAGATGGCGGCGCTGGGCAGTGCGATCGGCGTAGGCGCCGGCGCCGACTTCACGAGTGTGGGACTGCGTGCCACCACCACGGGTTTCGACAGCACGTGGGCCATCATGGCCGACCGCATCATGGCCCCGCGCCTCGAAGCGGCCGACGTGGAGTTCGTGCGCGAGCAGTTCGTGACGGCCGTGAGCCAGCGCAAGGACAGCCCCGACGCCCTGCTCGACTTCCTGGCCGACAGCATGGCGTTCTCCGGCCATCCGTATGCGCTCGAGCCCACGGGCACCGAATCCTCGCTCAAGAACATCACCGCGGCGCAGCTTCGTGAGTATCAGGTCACGCAGATGGTCACGTCGCGCATGATGCTGGTGGTGGTGGGCAACGTGTCGCGCAGCAAGGTGGAGCGGCTCGTACGCGAAACCATCGGGCGCCTCCCACGTGGCACGTACGCGTGGAGTCTCCCCGACCCGCCGGCCGATCTCCCCGGCGGCTACGTGGTGGAGAAGCGACAGCTGCCCACCAACTATCTGCAGGGCTACTTCCACGGCCCCAAGGCCACGAGCAACGATTACGCCGCCCTGCGTCTTGCCTGTGCGGTGCTGTCGGGGCGTCTCTTCGGCGAAGTGCGGCAGCGTCGCAACCTGTCGTATTCGGTGAACGCGCCGTTCGTGGAGCGGGCCTTCTCCCTCGGCGGGCTGTACGTCACTACCACGCAGCCAGACGAAGTACTCACCATCATGCTGCAGCAGGTGAAGGCGCTGCAGGATGGCATCATCACGCAGGAAGGGCTCGAGCAGCTGGTGCAGCAGTTCATCGTCACCTACTTCCTCGACAACGAAACGAACGCCGACCAGGCCAACATGCTCGCGCGCGCCGAGCTGTATCAGGGCGACTTCCGGCGCGCGAATCGCTTCGTGCAGGAGCTGCGCGCCGTGAAGCCCGAGGACATCCAGCGTGCGGCGCGCACCTACATGCGTAAGGTGCGCTGGGCCTACGTGGGCGACCCGGCCAAGGTCACGCCGGCGCGGCTGCTGCGCTTCTGA
- a CDS encoding pitrilysin family protein, giving the protein MRVRSLRRLRPLLLRAALALATGAALPATPATMHAQSRAELEKVLRRKVLTNGMEVIVVENHGVPIATLEINVRNGAFTQPPEYAGLAHMYEHMFFKANKDLPDAQAFNDRAGELGAVFNGTTQEERVNYYLTLPADSVAGGLRFLASALINPLFREDELAREKEVVLGEYDRNEAQPGFRFQQQANELLYPGQGSRKNTIGDRTVIANVTPAQMRTIQRKYYVPNNCALIVTGDVDPERIFALAEQVFGAWPRGADPFVADPIPPIPPLDGNKAQISEEPINAVAVLLQWQGPSVGKDPGATFAADVFSDVLNTPGSTFQKNLVDSGLWLGVGVNYYTLNQVGPISISGQTTPDKFRAAMAALEREIARFSDPTYVLSRELEAVKAQRAVSSAFGIEKASEIAHTIGFWWSVASLDYFMSYTDRMAQQRITDLMRYTGTYIVGKPRVTNVLLSGEARRAIGLTEAELLKPFAKSGVKP; this is encoded by the coding sequence ATGCGCGTTCGGTCTCTTCGTCGCCTCCGTCCGCTGTTGTTGCGCGCCGCCCTGGCGCTTGCCACGGGGGCTGCCCTGCCGGCTACGCCGGCCACCATGCACGCCCAGTCCCGGGCCGAGCTGGAGAAGGTGCTGCGCCGCAAGGTGCTGACCAATGGCATGGAAGTCATCGTCGTGGAGAATCACGGGGTGCCCATTGCCACGCTCGAAATCAATGTGCGCAACGGCGCCTTCACGCAGCCGCCGGAGTATGCGGGGCTCGCGCACATGTACGAGCACATGTTCTTCAAGGCCAACAAGGACCTGCCCGACGCGCAGGCGTTCAACGACCGCGCCGGCGAGCTGGGGGCGGTGTTCAACGGCACCACGCAGGAAGAACGGGTGAACTACTACCTCACGCTGCCGGCCGACTCGGTGGCGGGCGGGCTCCGCTTCCTCGCGAGTGCCCTCATCAATCCGCTGTTCCGCGAGGATGAGCTGGCGCGGGAGAAGGAAGTGGTCCTCGGCGAGTACGACCGCAACGAAGCGCAGCCTGGCTTCCGATTCCAGCAGCAGGCCAACGAGCTGCTCTATCCGGGGCAGGGAAGCCGCAAGAACACCATCGGTGACCGCACGGTCATCGCGAATGTCACGCCGGCGCAGATGCGCACCATCCAGCGCAAGTACTACGTGCCGAACAACTGCGCCCTCATCGTCACCGGTGATGTGGACCCCGAGCGCATCTTCGCGCTGGCCGAGCAGGTGTTCGGCGCGTGGCCGCGTGGTGCCGATCCGTTCGTCGCCGATCCCATTCCCCCCATTCCGCCGCTCGACGGCAACAAGGCCCAGATCAGCGAGGAGCCGATCAACGCCGTGGCCGTCCTGCTGCAGTGGCAGGGGCCAAGTGTGGGGAAGGACCCCGGCGCCACCTTCGCCGCCGACGTGTTCAGCGATGTGCTCAACACCCCAGGCAGCACCTTCCAGAAGAATCTCGTGGACTCCGGACTCTGGCTGGGGGTGGGAGTGAACTACTACACGCTCAACCAGGTGGGGCCCATCTCGATCAGCGGGCAGACCACCCCCGACAAGTTCCGCGCGGCCATGGCCGCCCTGGAGCGCGAGATCGCGCGCTTCAGCGACCCCACGTACGTCTTGTCGCGTGAGCTGGAAGCGGTGAAGGCGCAGCGGGCCGTGTCGAGCGCCTTCGGCATCGAGAAGGCCAGCGAAATCGCCCACACGATCGGCTTCTGGTGGAGCGTGGCCAGTCTTGACTACTTCATGAGCTACACCGATCGCATGGCCCAGCAGCGCATCACCGATCTCATGCGGTACACCGGCACGTATATCGTGGGCAAGCCGCGCGTGACGAACGTGCTGCTGTCGGGTGAGGCCCGGCGCGCGATCGGACTGACCGAAGCGGAGTTGCTGAAGCCGTTTGCGAAGTCGGGGGTGAAGCCGTGA
- the murB gene encoding UDP-N-acetylmuramate dehydrogenase, translating into MTVPAALSTLDASRLWPNAPLAPYTTFQIGGPADWLYDATSADDLAAAITAAREADLPWFVLGLGANVLIGDRGFRGFVIRNRAVAHRIGPDGVLWSESGAVVQDLVLETVRDGWSGLEHYIGIPSTVGGALWQNLHFLSPAPERERTMFISDVFLDCEILSQEGERRVVDASYIQFGYDDTVFHHRRDVVLSARLQLTAGDPFRLHQILQENLSWRGSRHPWLGIHPSAGSIFQKIDGVGAGRLIDQCGLKGFRVGDAQISHIHANIMVNLGHATAAEVRALIAHAQRAVQDKFGYELKPEIGFIGEF; encoded by the coding sequence ATGACCGTCCCTGCCGCCCTGTCGACCCTCGACGCGTCGCGCCTCTGGCCGAACGCGCCGCTTGCGCCGTACACCACCTTCCAGATCGGCGGCCCCGCCGATTGGCTCTACGACGCCACGTCGGCCGATGATCTCGCCGCCGCCATCACCGCGGCGCGCGAGGCCGACCTGCCCTGGTTCGTTCTGGGGCTGGGCGCCAACGTGCTCATTGGCGACCGGGGCTTCCGTGGGTTCGTCATTCGCAATCGCGCCGTGGCGCACCGCATCGGCCCGGACGGGGTGCTGTGGAGCGAAAGCGGAGCCGTGGTACAGGACCTCGTGCTCGAAACGGTTCGTGACGGCTGGTCGGGGCTCGAGCACTACATCGGCATTCCCAGCACCGTAGGGGGCGCGCTCTGGCAGAACCTGCACTTTCTGTCGCCCGCGCCGGAGCGTGAACGCACGATGTTCATCAGCGACGTGTTCCTGGACTGCGAGATCCTGTCGCAGGAAGGGGAGCGTCGGGTGGTGGACGCGAGCTACATCCAGTTCGGCTATGACGACACGGTGTTCCACCACCGCCGCGACGTGGTGCTGAGCGCCCGCCTGCAACTCACCGCCGGCGATCCGTTCCGTCTGCACCAGATCCTGCAGGAGAACCTGAGCTGGCGCGGGTCCCGCCATCCCTGGCTGGGCATCCATCCCAGTGCCGGCTCGATCTTCCAGAAGATCGACGGCGTGGGTGCCGGTCGGCTCATCGACCAGTGCGGTCTCAAGGGATTCCGCGTGGGCGACGCCCAGATTTCGCACATTCACGCGAACATCATGGTGAATCTCGGCCACGCCACCGCGGCCGAGGTGCGAGCGCTCATTGCCCACGCACAGCGCGCGGTACAGGACAAGTTCGGGTACGAACTCAAGCCGGAAATCGGTTTCATCGGCGAGTTCTGA